One window of uncultured Trichococcus sp. genomic DNA carries:
- a CDS encoding DUF2877 domain-containing protein yields MFIKAAYHDERLTDTLRNKSTWRVHSLFNKSFNIQSADQENLMLIAGTASPQLPKALYLPDDMLGKLVGTVQPGQTVSISDGKLIFDGCTIVADGIPQYQSRYTTERGLHQDSLRYYVSSLAKVEKLNGFDFLMADLTQDSFLANTPEGNHILRLYSGDVSKRSEAISYFIGRGKGLTPSGDDLLVGVLAAEQLLSMLPEDTEGLIRRRLAQTPKPTTTVSAHYLACALDGLYNEPIHQLLHVLRQESEEKAIEECIRQIMAIGHTSGMDMLTGLTGALLVWNRFEGGYNQWRKELSSL; encoded by the coding sequence GTGTTCATAAAGGCAGCTTACCATGACGAACGCTTGACGGACACGCTGCGCAATAAAAGTACATGGCGCGTCCATAGCCTATTCAATAAAAGTTTTAACATTCAAAGCGCCGATCAGGAAAATCTGATGTTGATAGCAGGTACAGCCTCACCGCAGTTGCCGAAAGCGTTATATCTTCCGGATGACATGTTAGGGAAACTGGTCGGTACTGTTCAACCCGGCCAAACCGTCTCCATCTCGGACGGCAAGCTGATTTTCGACGGCTGCACCATCGTTGCTGATGGAATACCTCAATATCAGTCCCGCTATACGACGGAACGAGGTTTGCATCAGGACAGTTTGCGGTATTACGTGTCATCGCTGGCAAAAGTCGAAAAATTAAACGGGTTCGATTTTCTGATGGCGGACTTGACGCAGGATTCATTTTTAGCAAATACTCCGGAAGGCAATCATATCCTGAGGCTCTATTCGGGTGACGTTAGCAAAAGAAGCGAGGCGATAAGCTACTTCATCGGCAGAGGTAAAGGGTTGACGCCATCCGGTGACGATCTTCTGGTGGGTGTTTTGGCAGCCGAACAGCTTCTGAGCATGCTCCCGGAGGATACGGAAGGCCTGATCAGGAGGCGGTTAGCGCAAACTCCGAAGCCGACTACAACAGTAAGTGCGCACTATCTGGCGTGCGCACTGGATGGTCTTTACAATGAACCCATTCATCAGTTGCTGCATGTTTTGCGCCAGGAAAGTGAAGAAAAAGCCATAGAAGAATGCATCAGACAGATAATGGCTATCGGCCATACATCGGGAATGGATATGTTGACAGGCCTTACGGGTGCCCTGTTAGTATGGAACAGATTTGAAGGAGGATACAATCAATGGCGAAAAGAGTTGTCATCGCTCTAG
- the allE gene encoding (S)-ureidoglycine aminohydrolase has product MGYKNNNTGYRDGLLESRAVIKRHNYALLPHDGLVKNVVPGFENCEVTILASQKLGASFVDYIISMKAGGKNEQGFGAEGVETFVYVMSGKLKVSDGTESHELETGGYVYLPAGVLMHLENNQEADTEIFLYKKRYEPLEGHEAHKVVGNSNDLVPSEYEGMKDVLLWDLLPTDIGFDMNFHILSFEPGASHGYIETHVQEHGAYILSGQGMYNLDNNWMPVEKGDYIFMGAYVPQAAYAVGRGEPLRYLYSKDCNRDPKI; this is encoded by the coding sequence ATGGGGTACAAAAACAATAATACAGGCTATAGAGACGGACTGTTGGAATCGAGAGCCGTAATCAAAAGACACAACTATGCTTTGCTTCCGCATGACGGATTGGTGAAAAACGTCGTTCCCGGCTTTGAAAATTGCGAGGTCACCATTTTGGCTTCGCAAAAATTGGGAGCCAGCTTTGTGGATTACATCATTTCCATGAAGGCGGGCGGCAAAAATGAGCAAGGATTCGGAGCGGAAGGCGTCGAGACATTCGTGTATGTTATGTCCGGAAAACTGAAGGTAAGTGATGGAACCGAGAGCCATGAGCTGGAGACCGGTGGATATGTTTACTTGCCGGCTGGCGTGTTGATGCATTTGGAAAACAATCAGGAAGCTGATACAGAAATCTTCCTGTACAAAAAGCGTTACGAGCCACTGGAAGGACATGAAGCGCATAAAGTCGTGGGCAACAGCAACGACTTGGTTCCTAGCGAATATGAAGGGATGAAAGATGTCTTGTTGTGGGATCTGTTGCCTACAGATATCGGATTTGACATGAATTTCCATATCCTTTCCTTCGAACCAGGTGCAAGCCATGGCTATATCGAGACCCATGTGCAGGAACACGGAGCCTACATCCTATCGGGTCAAGGCATGTACAATTTGGACAACAATTGGATGCCTGTCGAGAAAGGCGATTATATTTTCATGGGTGCTTATGTGCCGCAAGCCGCATACGCAGTCGGCAGAGGAGAGCCATTGCGCTATCTTTATTCGAAGGACTGTAATCGCGATCCTAAAATTTGA
- the fdrA gene encoding acyl-CoA synthetase FdrA has translation MLHTIIKSNSYQDSIVLMLLTNKINTVAGVTKVSIMMGTPANKDIFKTGGLYTPELEKASSNDMAVVLEVEDEAVIANVMEEIDLFLEEQAKGNSGASVEETARTWDKALEMAKDAPVALFSIPGTHAALEIERALDAGKHVFCFSDNVSVEDEKRLKMKAHEKGLLLMGPDCGTGIINGIPLAFTNVIRPGKIGIVGASGTGIQEVSTLIHKLGGGVTNAIGTGGRDLKEDIGGITLMDGIVTLEQDPNTEVIVVISKPPAASVRDRVLALLRKISKPAVTIFLGEKPTYHEPNLYHAYTLEEAAELAVKLVNKETIGSDTDAVAIPAVSFSADQKYIKGYYSGGTLANEAAMLIKDGLNLSGDAEKKEGYILKNEGYEVLDLGDDIYTQGKPHPMIDPEKRIEMIRQAADDPKTAIILLDIVLGYGSHLDMASELVPAIKEAKAKAAAEGRELAFVATIVGTDADPQDGQAQQKILEEAGVIIRMSNNQAVRTALTMLGIHIQDNKKDLEEIDAPAFTEELAPSQAMLELLHAKEFLNIGLRSFSDTIRENGGKATQFDWRPVAGGNVTLQKALYYLNNYQTEQTESI, from the coding sequence ATGTTACACACAATCATCAAATCAAACAGCTACCAGGATTCCATCGTCTTGATGCTGTTGACGAATAAAATCAACACGGTTGCAGGAGTCACAAAAGTTTCCATCATGATGGGTACGCCTGCCAACAAAGACATCTTCAAAACGGGAGGGCTGTACACGCCGGAACTGGAGAAAGCATCATCGAATGATATGGCTGTCGTCCTGGAAGTGGAGGATGAAGCGGTCATCGCTAACGTCATGGAAGAAATCGATCTTTTCCTGGAGGAACAGGCCAAAGGAAACAGTGGTGCTTCAGTCGAAGAGACCGCCCGCACGTGGGATAAAGCCTTGGAAATGGCAAAGGATGCTCCAGTCGCACTCTTTTCGATCCCTGGCACCCATGCAGCGCTTGAAATCGAGCGTGCGCTTGATGCCGGCAAACATGTCTTCTGTTTCAGCGATAATGTTTCGGTTGAAGATGAAAAACGCCTGAAAATGAAGGCGCATGAAAAAGGTCTGCTGCTGATGGGGCCGGATTGCGGAACAGGAATCATCAATGGCATTCCATTGGCGTTCACAAATGTCATCAGACCCGGAAAAATCGGCATCGTCGGAGCTTCGGGAACAGGTATCCAAGAAGTTTCCACGCTTATCCATAAATTGGGGGGCGGCGTAACGAATGCGATCGGCACTGGCGGACGCGACCTGAAAGAGGACATCGGCGGCATCACGTTGATGGACGGTATCGTCACGTTGGAACAGGACCCGAATACGGAAGTGATCGTCGTCATTTCCAAACCACCGGCAGCGAGCGTCAGGGATAGAGTTCTGGCCTTGTTGAGAAAAATATCCAAACCAGCCGTAACCATCTTCTTGGGCGAAAAGCCGACTTACCACGAACCTAACCTTTACCATGCCTATACATTGGAGGAAGCGGCTGAACTGGCTGTCAAATTAGTGAACAAAGAAACCATCGGCTCCGATACGGATGCAGTCGCTATTCCTGCCGTCAGCTTCTCCGCTGATCAAAAATACATAAAAGGTTATTACTCCGGCGGCACATTGGCCAATGAAGCGGCCATGCTGATCAAAGATGGCCTCAACTTGAGCGGGGACGCTGAGAAAAAAGAAGGCTACATCCTGAAAAATGAGGGCTATGAAGTCCTTGATTTGGGGGATGACATTTATACGCAAGGAAAACCGCATCCGATGATCGACCCTGAAAAACGGATCGAAATGATCAGACAAGCCGCGGATGATCCGAAGACAGCCATCATCTTATTGGACATTGTTTTGGGCTACGGCTCACACCTGGATATGGCCAGTGAATTGGTGCCGGCCATCAAGGAAGCGAAGGCGAAAGCAGCAGCTGAAGGCAGAGAGTTGGCATTCGTTGCGACAATCGTAGGGACTGATGCTGATCCTCAGGACGGCCAAGCTCAACAAAAAATCTTGGAAGAAGCCGGAGTCATCATCCGGATGAGCAACAACCAAGCGGTCCGCACGGCCTTGACGATGCTGGGCATCCATATCCAGGACAACAAGAAAGATCTGGAAGAAATCGATGCACCTGCGTTTACGGAAGAATTGGCGCCGTCACAAGCCATGTTGGAGCTTCTGCATGCGAAAGAATTTTTGAACATCGGCCTGCGCAGTTTCTCCGATACCATCCGTGAAAACGGTGGGAAAGCGACGCAATTCGATTGGCGTCCGGTTGCGGGTGGCAACGTCACCTTGCAGAAAGCTTTGTATTACTTGAACAATTATCAAACTGAACAAACAGAAAGCATATAA
- a CDS encoding PucR family transcriptional regulator ligand-binding domain-containing protein, with translation MTTMKELLDLPRFSDLKVLNAGADLSHAVSSIEISETPDVAYYIPKDVFLLTTAMSYKNDQQGLIPLIDSLMRVNAAGLGIKVGRFLPEIDQAIINYANSVRFPLIQIPSTTPLGTLSHQMLNYLWNQKTEQMSYALDIQKRFSNLLMNDASIARFISDFGKMIKTPVILLNPFRQVIAHSKHFTQSSKPAEYYVGQVHEKKPHLSEDTTDSFLITDMDNQEMQVSIYPIRANNYFPYYLIILRPEQIPYPVSEFAVDQASMVLSFVIYKNLKVEESKQDIRSDYFKQLIENQQSPALKQKNWLDLGQSFGIINSHHYQVLYINCRNEKESIFKDKLSREKIQLANQWLTDALAFHFRDALLFPMKNTNHLLLLLQSKNEAIDDILRTTAEELERVLPISLAFSYGHPYEKIDMIANSYIEAKIAFDEGFAKATQPRISYYRPQGMLSLFERMQTDEIKYFCQSVLHELAYPDEDAMIELRRTLKTYLDYQCEITRTSKAMFIHRNTVKYRINHCEEILGSPIDDPNFSLNLRLALELSQDDE, from the coding sequence ATGACTACAATGAAAGAACTGTTGGATTTGCCCCGCTTCTCCGATCTCAAAGTGCTCAATGCCGGAGCAGATCTGTCTCATGCCGTATCGAGCATAGAAATTTCCGAAACGCCCGATGTTGCTTATTACATACCAAAGGACGTTTTTTTGCTGACGACTGCCATGAGCTACAAAAATGACCAACAAGGATTGATCCCTCTGATCGATTCGTTGATGCGCGTAAATGCTGCTGGACTGGGGATAAAAGTAGGCCGTTTCCTTCCGGAAATCGATCAGGCCATCATCAATTATGCCAATTCGGTGCGTTTCCCTTTAATCCAAATCCCAAGCACGACACCACTCGGGACACTATCCCATCAAATGCTGAACTACTTGTGGAACCAAAAGACAGAACAGATGAGCTATGCTTTGGATATCCAAAAACGTTTTTCGAACCTGCTGATGAACGATGCGAGCATTGCACGCTTCATTTCCGATTTCGGCAAAATGATCAAAACACCGGTCATCCTGTTGAATCCTTTCAGGCAAGTGATCGCACATTCCAAGCACTTCACCCAATCCAGCAAGCCTGCCGAATATTATGTGGGGCAAGTGCATGAGAAAAAGCCGCACCTTTCCGAAGACACAACGGATTCTTTTCTGATAACCGATATGGATAACCAAGAGATGCAGGTTTCCATTTACCCAATCCGGGCGAACAACTATTTCCCTTATTACTTGATCATTTTGCGGCCGGAGCAGATCCCTTATCCGGTATCGGAATTTGCCGTTGACCAAGCCTCGATGGTTTTGTCTTTCGTCATCTACAAAAACCTGAAAGTGGAGGAATCCAAGCAGGACATCCGCAGTGATTACTTCAAACAGTTGATTGAGAACCAGCAATCCCCAGCACTTAAGCAAAAAAATTGGCTCGACCTGGGGCAAAGTTTTGGGATCATCAATTCCCATCATTATCAGGTGCTCTACATCAATTGCCGGAACGAAAAGGAGTCGATCTTCAAAGATAAGTTGAGCCGGGAAAAAATCCAATTGGCCAACCAATGGCTGACTGATGCGTTGGCTTTCCACTTTCGTGACGCCTTGCTTTTCCCGATGAAAAACACAAACCACCTGCTTCTTTTGCTGCAATCCAAAAATGAGGCGATAGATGATATCCTGCGGACAACCGCAGAGGAACTCGAGAGGGTCCTTCCGATTTCCTTGGCGTTCTCCTATGGTCATCCTTATGAAAAGATCGACATGATCGCCAACTCCTACATCGAAGCCAAGATAGCTTTCGATGAAGGGTTTGCCAAAGCTACACAGCCGCGCATCAGCTATTATCGCCCGCAAGGCATGCTGAGCCTGTTCGAAAGGATGCAGACCGATGAAATCAAATATTTCTGCCAGTCGGTACTCCACGAACTGGCTTATCCTGATGAAGACGCCATGATTGAATTGCGCCGGACGCTGAAGACCTACCTTGACTACCAATGCGAAATCACACGCACGTCCAAAGCGATGTTCATCCACCGCAATACAGTGAAATACCGAATCAACCATTGCGAAGAAATACTCGGATCACCGATCGATGATCCAAACTTCAGCCTCAATCTCAGACTAGCCCTGGAACTCTCCCAAGACGACGAATAG
- the allD gene encoding ureidoglycolate dehydrogenase has translation MEGTGIEVEAKLVTVMPDELHRLIKKKLEGAGLYPEQANEVANHLVFADSSGIHSHGAVRVDYYAERIAKGGLTLDPDVSFERTGESTGIFHGDNGIGQYIANMGLKEAVAMAKEAGVAVVGISKMSHSGALSYYVKQAAEQDMIAIAMCQSDPMVVPFGGSEIYYGTNPIAFSAPRKNGPPIVFDMATTVQAWGKILDARAKNKAIPDTWAVDNEGKPTTNPHDVHGLLPISGPKGYGLMMMIDILSGVLLGLPFGKHVSSMYDQISEGRNLGQLYIIIDPKKFTDIDSFKEKIETTVAELHEVKPAAGFSQVYYPGEINQLNYEKHQQEGIPVEESIYAYLKSDLIHFDQYGGKGAFA, from the coding sequence ATGGAAGGGACAGGAATAGAAGTTGAGGCGAAATTGGTTACTGTAATGCCTGATGAACTTCATCGACTGATCAAGAAAAAATTAGAGGGGGCAGGACTGTACCCTGAGCAAGCGAATGAAGTAGCCAACCACTTGGTGTTCGCGGATTCTTCCGGAATCCATTCCCATGGTGCCGTACGCGTCGATTACTATGCCGAAAGGATTGCCAAGGGTGGTTTGACGCTTGATCCCGATGTTTCTTTCGAGAGGACAGGGGAAAGCACGGGAATCTTTCACGGCGACAACGGAATCGGCCAGTATATCGCGAACATGGGTTTGAAGGAAGCTGTTGCAATGGCTAAGGAAGCTGGTGTAGCGGTTGTGGGCATTTCCAAAATGAGCCACAGCGGTGCACTTTCCTATTATGTAAAACAAGCAGCAGAGCAAGACATGATTGCGATCGCCATGTGCCAATCCGATCCGATGGTTGTGCCTTTCGGAGGCTCGGAGATCTATTATGGAACAAATCCGATTGCCTTTTCGGCGCCAAGGAAAAATGGTCCCCCGATCGTCTTTGATATGGCTACGACTGTGCAGGCTTGGGGGAAAATCCTCGATGCCCGTGCAAAAAATAAAGCCATACCGGATACTTGGGCAGTTGATAATGAAGGAAAACCGACAACAAATCCACATGACGTGCATGGACTGTTGCCGATTTCCGGTCCAAAAGGCTACGGACTGATGATGATGATCGATATTTTATCAGGAGTGCTATTGGGGCTTCCTTTCGGGAAGCATGTTTCCTCCATGTATGATCAAATTTCTGAAGGACGCAATCTAGGGCAATTATATATCATCATCGATCCAAAAAAATTCACGGATATAGACAGTTTCAAAGAAAAAATCGAGACGACGGTGGCGGAATTACATGAAGTCAAGCCGGCAGCGGGTTTCAGTCAAGTCTATTATCCAGGCGAAATCAACCAATTGAACTATGAAAAGCACCAGCAGGAAGGCATCCCCGTCGAAGAGAGCATTTATGCTTATCTGAAAAGCGATCTGATTCATTTTGATCAATACGGCGGCAAGGGAGCTTTTGCGTAA
- the arcC gene encoding carbamate kinase → MAKRVVIALGGNAILRPNQEATFDNQMHNIKMSAELIAKIEKLDYEIVVTHGNGPQVGNILRQNEEAKAFVPQMPLDVCSAESQGFIGYMMEQSLKNALHEEELTSGVLTLLTQTEVSPDDPAFDNPTKPIGVFYSEDEAELLSEEKGWVMMEDAGRGYRRVVPSPQPQKIHGVESILKLLKQNTIVIAGGGGGIPVVRNKIGQISGIEAVIDKDRTGKKLAEQLDADVFMMLTDVSNVYINYGKPNQEKLEEISVLKAKQYMDEGQFADGSMGPKMEAAIDFAMQGKKAIICSLDQAAEALSGFAGTRIVNS, encoded by the coding sequence ATGGCGAAAAGAGTTGTCATCGCTCTAGGTGGGAACGCAATCCTGCGTCCGAACCAAGAAGCGACGTTCGATAATCAGATGCACAACATCAAGATGAGTGCGGAACTGATCGCAAAAATAGAAAAATTGGATTATGAAATCGTTGTGACGCACGGAAATGGTCCGCAAGTCGGGAATATCCTGCGCCAAAACGAAGAAGCGAAGGCTTTTGTGCCACAAATGCCATTGGATGTCTGCAGCGCGGAATCGCAAGGGTTCATCGGATATATGATGGAACAATCTTTGAAGAATGCTTTGCATGAGGAAGAATTGACGAGCGGCGTATTGACTTTATTGACGCAAACGGAGGTATCACCGGATGATCCAGCGTTCGATAATCCTACAAAACCGATCGGAGTCTTCTATTCTGAGGATGAAGCCGAGTTGTTGTCGGAGGAAAAAGGTTGGGTCATGATGGAAGATGCCGGAAGAGGCTACCGCAGGGTTGTCCCTTCCCCTCAACCGCAGAAAATCCATGGCGTGGAGTCCATCTTGAAGTTATTGAAACAGAATACGATCGTCATCGCAGGCGGCGGCGGGGGTATCCCTGTAGTCCGCAATAAAATCGGCCAAATATCCGGGATAGAAGCCGTTATCGACAAAGATCGCACCGGCAAGAAGTTGGCGGAACAACTGGATGCCGATGTATTCATGATGCTGACTGACGTCAGCAATGTCTACATCAATTACGGGAAACCGAACCAAGAAAAACTGGAAGAAATTTCCGTTTTGAAAGCGAAACAATATATGGATGAGGGCCAATTCGCAGATGGCAGCATGGGACCCAAAATGGAGGCAGCCATCGACTTTGCTATGCAAGGTAAAAAAGCCATCATCTGTTCATTGGATCAGGCAGCTGAAGCTTTATCCGGTTTTGCGGGTACACGCATCGTCAACAGTTAA
- a CDS encoding alanine--glyoxylate aminotransferase family protein yields the protein MFKEIITPIRTIMTPGPVEAHPNVLRVMGTPILGQFDPAFLAIMDEVKEMIKIPFGTKNEQAFAIDGTSRSGLEAALIGLIEPGDKVLIPAYGRFAYLLGEICERAKAQVTYLEKEWDSVFEQDAIIAEIKRVNPKIVALVHGETANGQMQPLEKIGKFCQENDVFFVVDTVATYGGAPVKVDEWGIDVAIAGTQKCVSVPSGLSLITYSERVEKVLTARYQKELGLSKDFRNERHISSNYLDLSQLQRYWNKERINHHTEATSMIYALHEGLRMMILEGIENGYARHSQNDRAIQAGIEAMGLAIFGDRTTKMPTVTPILIPEGVDGDAVRNTLLNDFGVEIASSFGPLQGKVWRIGNMGFSSRKENVLHVLAAFEAALLFHGADINRGEAVLAALHEYNQ from the coding sequence ATGTTCAAAGAAATCATCACACCCATACGCACCATCATGACTCCCGGCCCCGTAGAAGCTCATCCGAATGTACTCCGTGTTATGGGCACGCCTATTTTGGGACAGTTCGATCCAGCTTTCTTGGCCATCATGGATGAAGTAAAAGAAATGATCAAAATCCCATTCGGGACAAAAAATGAGCAAGCTTTTGCCATCGACGGCACATCGCGTTCCGGGCTGGAAGCTGCGCTTATCGGGCTGATCGAACCTGGTGATAAAGTGCTGATCCCTGCATACGGGCGCTTCGCTTATTTGTTGGGCGAAATCTGTGAACGCGCGAAAGCGCAAGTGACGTACCTGGAAAAAGAATGGGACAGCGTTTTTGAACAGGATGCGATCATCGCGGAAATCAAAAGGGTCAACCCTAAAATAGTCGCACTCGTCCATGGAGAAACAGCGAACGGCCAGATGCAGCCGTTGGAAAAAATCGGCAAATTCTGCCAAGAGAATGACGTGTTTTTTGTGGTCGATACAGTCGCCACTTATGGTGGAGCGCCTGTAAAAGTGGATGAATGGGGCATTGATGTCGCCATCGCGGGTACTCAGAAATGCGTGAGCGTGCCATCCGGATTATCATTGATCACTTACAGCGAACGCGTTGAGAAGGTGTTGACAGCGCGTTATCAGAAAGAACTTGGTTTGAGCAAAGACTTCCGTAATGAACGCCACATCAGCAGCAATTACCTCGACTTAAGCCAACTGCAACGTTACTGGAACAAAGAGCGCATCAACCACCATACCGAGGCAACAAGCATGATCTATGCCCTGCACGAAGGGTTACGGATGATGATCCTGGAAGGCATCGAGAACGGTTATGCGCGCCATAGCCAAAATGACCGCGCCATTCAGGCTGGTATAGAAGCGATGGGTTTGGCCATTTTTGGCGACCGCACAACGAAAATGCCGACAGTTACGCCCATCCTGATTCCTGAAGGTGTCGACGGTGATGCGGTACGCAATACCTTGCTGAATGACTTCGGTGTTGAAATCGCTTCTTCATTCGGTCCGTTGCAAGGGAAAGTCTGGAGAATCGGCAATATGGGATTCAGCAGCCGCAAAGAGAACGTATTGCACGTCCTGGCTGCTTTCGAAGCGGCACTCTTGTTCCATGGCGCAGACATCAACCGTGGGGAAGCCGTTCTGGCGGCACTGCACGAATACAACCAATAA
- a CDS encoding DUF1116 domain-containing protein: MHYQTIDEANQAVAAKIVAGSPFLVDVVPAKSVIKEFNEGKVLLHAGPPIKYEQMVDPIQGACVGAALFEGWAENEADARKLLESGEVTLIPCHHVDAVGPMGGITSANMAVLIVENRTDGNRAFCTMNEGIGAVLRFGAYSEEVVTRLGWMRDVLGPTLSKALQTKTGGLNVNVLVAKAIAMGDEFHQRNIAASLAFLKEMAPIIVGLDMDQKEKEQVMQFLADTDQFFLNIMMAAAKAVLDGARKIQEGTIVTAMCRNGYEFGIRIAGMGDEWFTGPVNTPQGLYFSGFSEDDAAPDMGDSAITETFGVGGMAMIAAPAVTRFVGSGGFQDALQTSNEMREICIDQNPNFSVPTWDFQGICLGIDARKVVETGITPVINTGIANKKAGLGQIGAGTVHPPIECFEKAVLAYAKKLGFQE; the protein is encoded by the coding sequence ATGCATTATCAAACGATTGATGAAGCTAATCAAGCAGTAGCTGCTAAAATTGTCGCTGGCTCCCCTTTCTTAGTGGATGTTGTACCAGCCAAATCAGTGATTAAAGAATTTAACGAAGGGAAGGTCCTGCTGCATGCAGGTCCACCCATCAAATATGAGCAAATGGTCGACCCGATCCAAGGTGCGTGTGTGGGTGCAGCGCTTTTCGAGGGCTGGGCGGAAAATGAAGCGGATGCCAGAAAATTATTGGAATCCGGAGAGGTTACCTTGATCCCTTGTCATCATGTCGATGCGGTCGGTCCTATGGGCGGAATCACTTCGGCAAATATGGCAGTTCTGATTGTGGAAAACAGGACAGATGGCAACCGCGCTTTCTGTACGATGAACGAAGGAATCGGCGCAGTGCTGCGCTTCGGAGCTTATTCCGAGGAAGTAGTCACTCGTTTGGGCTGGATGCGCGATGTATTGGGCCCAACCTTAAGCAAAGCGCTGCAAACAAAAACCGGCGGCCTGAACGTGAACGTACTGGTAGCCAAAGCGATCGCCATGGGAGATGAATTCCACCAAAGAAACATCGCAGCCTCATTGGCCTTTTTGAAGGAAATGGCGCCGATCATCGTCGGATTGGATATGGATCAAAAAGAAAAAGAACAGGTCATGCAATTCTTGGCGGATACGGACCAATTCTTCCTGAACATCATGATGGCAGCAGCCAAAGCTGTCCTGGATGGCGCAAGAAAAATCCAAGAAGGCACAATCGTTACTGCTATGTGCCGCAATGGCTATGAATTCGGTATCCGTATCGCCGGAATGGGGGATGAATGGTTCACAGGGCCGGTCAACACGCCGCAAGGCCTTTATTTCTCAGGTTTCAGTGAAGACGATGCCGCTCCGGATATGGGGGACAGCGCCATCACTGAGACATTCGGTGTCGGTGGCATGGCGATGATTGCAGCACCTGCAGTTACGCGCTTTGTCGGCAGCGGTGGCTTCCAGGATGCGCTACAGACAAGCAATGAAATGCGCGAAATCTGTATCGATCAGAATCCGAACTTCTCCGTACCGACATGGGATTTCCAAGGCATCTGCCTGGGCATCGATGCCCGTAAGGTGGTTGAGACAGGCATCACACCGGTCATCAATACCGGCATCGCCAACAAAAAGGCTGGTTTGGGCCAAATCGGGGCGGGAACGGTACATCCACCGATCGAATGTTTCGAAAAAGCCGTCTTGGCGTATGCGAAAAAACTTGGGTTTCAGGAATAA